In a genomic window of Urocitellus parryii isolate mUroPar1 chromosome 11, mUroPar1.hap1, whole genome shotgun sequence:
- the Ubl4b gene encoding ubiquitin-like protein 4B, with protein MFLTVKLLLGRRCNLRVSGHESVATLKKLVSQQLQIPAEQQHLLFRGKLLADDKRLSDYCIGPNASINVIRRPLEKAAPEEAPQTQTLWHQLGQVLAKHFGPQDAKAVLQLLRREHEEHVQRVSLDGLERLACRLLAQQPCVEPTKKEPQAVASELQQHEGSGEGGGAVDQLRTP; from the coding sequence ATGTTCCTCACAGTCAAGCTGCTTTTGGGCCGTAGATGCAACCTCAGGGTGTCGGGCCACGAGAGTGTGGCCACACTGAAGAAGCTGGTGTCCCAGCAGCTGCAGATACCTGCAGAGCAGCAGCACCTGCTGTTCCGTGGCAAGCTGTTGGCTGATGACAAGCGTCTCTCCGACTACTGCATTGGGCCCAATGCCTCCATCAATGTTATCAGGCGGCCCCTGGAGAAGGCGGCACCAGAAGAAGCCCCCCAAACCCAGACCCTGTGGCACCAGCTGGGCCAGGTCCTAGCCAAACACTTTGGGCCCCAGGATGCCAAGGCTGTGCTGCAGCTGCTAAGACGGGAGCACGAGGAGCACGTGCAGAGGGTGAGCTTGGATGGCCTGGAGCGGCTGGCCTGCCGCCTCCTGGCACAGCAGCCATGTGTAGAGCCGACCAAGAAGGAGCCACAGGCTGTGGCCTCAGAGCTTCAGCAACATGAAGGAAGTGGAGAAGGTGGAGGAGCAGTCGATCAGTTACGTACTCCATAA